From one Planktothrix agardhii NIES-204 genomic stretch:
- the nusB gene encoding transcription antitermination protein NusB: MQARRTARELALLGISQLPATSERLETQELHDVLIAAVRTLTAEGQESLETAVSELQRSSDRLLGSQIRANDLQSARTMVYEAIELVQGAINRLSTAIELPELVQLANQQEVCNYALDILIQVNTHKAEIDQLLTDVLVDWQLNRLPRIDRDILRIAVAELMYLDLQEQVAINEAIELAKRYSDEESFRFINGVLRRFVDKLKAGEQGTGNREQVVGNG; the protein is encoded by the coding sequence ATGCAAGCCCGTCGTACTGCCCGTGAACTCGCTTTACTTGGAATTAGTCAACTTCCTGCGACTTCCGAGCGCCTGGAAACTCAAGAATTACATGATGTTTTAATTGCCGCAGTTCGGACGTTGACGGCTGAAGGTCAGGAGTCCTTAGAAACGGCGGTTTCTGAACTACAACGCAGTAGCGATCGCCTTTTAGGTAGCCAAATTCGGGCAAATGATTTACAAAGTGCTAGAACAATGGTTTATGAAGCCATTGAGTTAGTTCAAGGAGCAATTAATCGTTTAAGTACCGCTATTGAATTACCGGAATTGGTACAATTAGCCAATCAACAAGAAGTCTGTAATTATGCCCTTGATATTCTGATTCAAGTTAATACCCATAAAGCTGAAATCGATCAGTTATTAACAGATGTCTTGGTCGATTGGCAATTAAACCGACTCCCTCGAATTGATCGAGATATTCTCCGCATTGCCGTTGCCGAATTAATGTATTTAGATTTGCAAGAACAAGTGGCAATTAATGAAGCTATTGAACTGGCAAAACGCTACAGTGATGAAGAAAGTTTTCGCTTTATTAACGGCGTTCTTCGTCGATTTGTCGATAAATTAAAAGCTGGAGAACAGGGAACAGGGAATAGGGAACAGGTAGTGGGTAATGGGTAA
- a CDS encoding TPR domain protein, which yields MLPNEIRARSVQFLHQQTEIYINQGQFEDAIKACNQLLQIQSDYAPGYKLMADIFQRQGKLQDAQEWYTRTLQLQPNWPEVHANLGSLYAKSQQWQQAIACYQKAVTLKPDFTGAYRNLAKVWTQLNQPQKSAQALYQAFKLEPNQATAEEHFNLGQQLAQQGATTEAQICYRNAIALDPNLTPAHQSLANLLKDQGKAQEATQVYRKAIEFNTPTLGAPAPSDTLAVATARDLSPQETLAGATRQQTVSHNTKTPMNHPGNPQTYLKQAQAYCALKEWDQAIATCQKALKLQPDLAEAYKIQGNALQILGEMSAAIRCYSKALEIQPQYPEVYANLGSLYAQEERLEKAASYYQQAVSLKPDFAGVYRNYAKVLTQMGQLESASQCLEKAYSLEPEKATAEEHFNLGNTRFKQGRFDEAIASYQKALQLNPQLAGVYYQLGQLYQAQGEIESAISAYQKALELEPSRLEFYYGFADLFGYQERWDDAIRVYNKILELDPNQSVAYYKIGEIFNRQWRLEEAINIYKNSISLNPKLVSSYYGLGKVLVKQESWQEAVQVLRQAVQMNPSGDAESYKGFGDALAKVGEAESAIKAYQKSTELDHSQAEVYQKLGDLLRDQEQLESAITAYQRSIELNPSVFWTQNNLADIFFKQERWEAAISAYQNAIALDSSYSWSYNSLADALVNLEQLEAAIPAYQNAIKLNPEFPWSYYNLGKVLTELENWEEAVVAYRGAIKVQSDLPSIQEKLADALRNRAKLDLQESLDYYYQVIQENPDHVAAYHKAIEIKPDDPQLYIQLANTLVNHDHLDGAIVFYQMALQLEPDHPEVVKKLEGIVEKKKLG from the coding sequence ATGTTACCTAACGAAATTCGCGCCCGTAGTGTACAGTTTCTCCATCAACAAACAGAAATCTATATTAATCAAGGGCAATTTGAGGATGCGATCAAGGCTTGCAACCAGTTGTTGCAAATTCAGTCTGATTATGCCCCCGGTTATAAACTGATGGCGGATATATTCCAAAGACAGGGGAAATTACAAGACGCCCAAGAATGGTATACCCGGACATTGCAACTTCAACCTAATTGGCCAGAAGTTCATGCTAACTTGGGAAGTCTGTATGCTAAATCACAACAATGGCAACAGGCGATCGCTTGTTATCAAAAAGCTGTCACCCTGAAACCGGATTTCACTGGGGCTTATCGGAATTTAGCCAAAGTTTGGACACAACTTAATCAGCCCCAAAAATCCGCACAAGCCCTCTATCAAGCGTTTAAATTAGAACCAAATCAAGCCACCGCAGAAGAACATTTTAACCTTGGCCAGCAGTTGGCACAACAGGGAGCCACCACCGAAGCGCAGATCTGTTATCGGAATGCGATTGCACTCGATCCCAATTTAACCCCAGCCCATCAATCTTTGGCTAATCTGCTCAAAGACCAAGGAAAAGCCCAGGAAGCAACCCAGGTCTACCGGAAAGCGATCGAATTCAATACTCCGACCCTGGGAGCTCCAGCCCCTTCCGATACCCTAGCCGTCGCCACAGCCAGGGATTTATCACCCCAAGAAACTTTAGCCGGGGCCACTCGTCAGCAAACGGTGAGTCATAACACAAAAACCCCGATGAATCATCCTGGTAATCCCCAAACCTACTTAAAACAAGCCCAAGCCTATTGTGCCTTGAAAGAATGGGATCAAGCGATCGCTACTTGTCAAAAAGCATTAAAATTACAACCGGATTTAGCAGAAGCCTATAAAATTCAAGGCAATGCTTTACAAATTTTAGGGGAAATGTCGGCGGCGATTCGTTGTTATTCAAAAGCTTTAGAAATTCAACCCCAATATCCAGAAGTTTATGCAAATTTGGGCAGTTTATATGCTCAGGAAGAACGATTAGAAAAAGCTGCATCCTATTATCAACAAGCGGTTAGTTTAAAACCGGATTTTGCCGGAGTTTATCGTAATTATGCTAAGGTTTTAACCCAAATGGGGCAGTTAGAATCAGCCTCCCAATGTTTGGAAAAAGCCTATAGTTTGGAACCGGAAAAAGCCACGGCGGAGGAACATTTTAATTTAGGTAATACCAGATTTAAACAAGGTCGATTTGATGAGGCGATTGCTTCTTATCAAAAAGCTTTACAACTTAATCCTCAGTTGGCAGGAGTCTATTATCAATTAGGGCAATTATATCAAGCCCAAGGAGAAATTGAATCAGCTATTTCTGCCTATCAAAAAGCCTTAGAATTAGAACCTTCTCGGTTAGAATTTTATTATGGCTTTGCCGATTTATTTGGCTATCAGGAACGTTGGGATGATGCAATCCGAGTTTATAACAAAATCTTGGAATTAGACCCAAATCAATCCGTTGCTTATTACAAAATCGGAGAAATTTTTAACCGTCAGTGGCGTTTAGAAGAAGCAATTAATATTTATAAAAACTCAATTTCCTTGAATCCTAAATTGGTTTCTTCCTATTATGGATTAGGGAAAGTTTTAGTTAAACAGGAAAGTTGGCAAGAAGCAGTGCAGGTCTTGCGTCAAGCAGTACAAATGAACCCGAGTGGAGATGCGGAATCCTATAAAGGTTTCGGGGATGCACTGGCGAAAGTTGGGGAAGCAGAATCGGCGATTAAAGCCTATCAAAAATCGACAGAACTTGATCATAGTCAAGCCGAAGTTTATCAGAAATTAGGGGATTTACTACGAGATCAAGAACAGTTGGAATCTGCTATTACAGCTTATCAACGTTCAATTGAACTGAATCCTAGTGTATTCTGGACACAGAATAATTTAGCGGATATTTTCTTTAAACAAGAACGTTGGGAAGCAGCTATTTCTGCCTATCAAAATGCGATCGCCTTAGATTCTAGCTACTCTTGGTCATATAATAGTTTGGCTGATGCTTTAGTTAATTTAGAACAGTTGGAAGCAGCAATTCCTGCTTATCAAAATGCGATTAAACTTAATCCTGAATTTCCTTGGTCTTATTATAATTTAGGGAAAGTTTTAACGGAATTAGAGAATTGGGAAGAAGCGGTTGTCGCCTATCGGGGTGCAATTAAAGTTCAATCAGATTTACCGAGTATTCAAGAAAAACTCGCCGATGCGTTAAGAAATCGAGCTAAATTAGATTTACAGGAATCCTTGGATTATTATTATCAAGTAATTCAAGAAAACCCGGATCATGTGGCGGCTTATCATAAAGCCATTGAGATTAAACCCGATGATCCCCAATTGTATATTCAGTTAGCGAATACGTTGGTTAATCATGATCATTTAGATGGTGCGATCGTATTCTATCAAATGGCATTGCAGTTAGAACCCGATCATCCTGAAGTAGTTAAGAAATTAGAGGGAATTGTGGAAAAAAAAAAGCTAGGTTAA
- the ftsY gene encoding signal recognition particle docking protein FtsY, with protein MVFNWFRRQFNEKTDQNQEPETEVQSEPVKVDQPTETADSSEEKPQISEDYLQWAKAAYKNIQKQQEPEPEVEPEVEPEVEQTVLTQEIQEVETEAAPPTPPLSMGGITEPTVAPEFVSAPETNLPETKTPPAPPESTEPLPFWAASTTERQTRLERLKETAIEPEPETSEIASGEAGMVFDEVFMWSAQVLADQGRRPDQVALEEITWLQKLWKALGRTRRNLLNQLKAIVGQGPLNQQAVDEIESMLLQADVGVAATDRVIEALQNKLRQEALPPEQAIAYLKQILRGILEEPFSQGYPISFAPEKDTLNIWLVTGVNGAGKTTTIGKIAHLAQKSGYRCLIAAGDTFRAAAVDQVKVWGERTGVEVVANPGKNTDPAAVVYDAIEAAISRNTELLIIDTAGRLQNKKNLMEELNKIRRVIDKRAPSAKIQSLLVLDSTLGQNGLRQAEVFSEVAQLSGVVLTKLDGTAKGGVALAIVQQLGLPIRFIGVGESIEDLRPFSSYEFIEALLSG; from the coding sequence ATGGTATTTAATTGGTTTCGTCGTCAATTTAATGAAAAAACAGATCAAAATCAAGAACCGGAAACGGAGGTTCAATCCGAACCAGTCAAAGTAGATCAACCTACTGAAACGGCTGATAGTTCGGAAGAAAAACCTCAAATTTCTGAGGATTATTTACAGTGGGCAAAGGCAGCTTATAAAAATATTCAGAAACAACAAGAACCGGAACCGGAAGTTGAACCGGAAGTTGAACCGGAAGTTGAACAGACCGTTTTAACCCAGGAAATTCAAGAAGTAGAAACGGAAGCCGCCCCCCCCACCCCCCCCTTGTCAATGGGGGGCATTACTGAACCAACAGTTGCACCCGAATTCGTTAGCGCACCTGAAACCAACCTCCCAGAGACAAAAACCCCCCCTGCTCCCCCAGAATCAACAGAACCCCTACCTTTTTGGGCAGCATCAACCACAGAACGCCAAACCCGCCTAGAACGGCTAAAAGAAACCGCCATTGAACCGGAACCCGAAACCAGCGAAATCGCCTCTGGGGAAGCGGGAATGGTGTTTGATGAGGTCTTTATGTGGTCGGCCCAGGTCTTAGCCGATCAAGGTCGCCGTCCCGATCAAGTCGCCTTAGAAGAAATTACCTGGTTACAGAAACTCTGGAAAGCTTTAGGAAGGACACGGCGCAACTTACTCAACCAATTAAAAGCCATTGTCGGTCAAGGGCCATTAAATCAACAGGCAGTTGATGAAATTGAGTCTATGCTATTACAGGCGGATGTCGGGGTTGCAGCCACCGATCGCGTGATTGAAGCCCTACAAAATAAACTTCGTCAAGAAGCCCTCCCCCCTGAACAAGCGATCGCCTATCTTAAACAAATATTAAGAGGAATTTTAGAAGAACCCTTTTCCCAGGGCTATCCGATTAGTTTCGCACCGGAAAAAGATACGCTCAATATTTGGTTAGTCACCGGAGTCAATGGGGCGGGTAAAACTACAACCATCGGCAAAATTGCCCATTTAGCCCAAAAATCCGGTTATCGGTGTTTAATCGCTGCTGGGGATACCTTTCGGGCTGCGGCCGTTGATCAGGTGAAAGTCTGGGGAGAACGCACGGGTGTGGAAGTCGTGGCGAACCCTGGAAAAAATACCGATCCGGCGGCGGTGGTTTATGATGCCATAGAAGCGGCAATATCTCGAAATACGGAATTGTTAATTATTGATACGGCTGGTCGCTTGCAAAATAAAAAGAATTTAATGGAGGAACTCAATAAAATCCGTCGAGTCATTGATAAACGCGCTCCATCAGCTAAAATTCAATCTTTGTTAGTATTGGATTCTACCTTGGGTCAAAACGGTTTACGCCAAGCCGAAGTTTTTTCAGAAGTGGCTCAATTAAGTGGGGTAGTATTGACAAAACTCGACGGAACTGCTAAAGGTGGTGTTGCCCTAGCTATTGTCCAGCAACTTGGCTTACCGATTCGGTTTATCGGAGTTGGGGAAAGTATTGAAGATTTACGCCCGTTTTCCAGCTACGAGTTTATCGAGGCCCTCCTCAGTGGCTAA
- the hepK gene encoding two-component sensor histidine kinase encodes MSPISSQHNLTKSKISPGIVLYMFNRLSIRQKIGWGYGVVVGVVLVGVTSAFLVATYSVRPLRAQLEIDQQKAKVLDGLSQSLLQLKHNQDNLAQFLSDTKDIEKIERGVSALRSNIFVMNNELQQLQDIPETMDVTIQQDYQALQDLTQRYKEQLTSYSEQFETLIQTTEKPNLNPQILQSVQKSLINLNRTTGIIQVYPVYAETTQMENRFRKRAETALKDYEKIQSLGNKIIIITLFLSTGLAIIFAIFTGNMIATPLDIMIKVAEQVSEESDFALQAPVTSSDEIGVLTESLNHLIQRVAEYTEELQKAKIIAEAANRSKSVFLANMSHELRTPLNAIIGYSEMLHDESEDLGYTDFLPDLERIQTAGKHLRDMISDILDISKIEAGHVTLYLENFPVDQLIEDVITTATPLAEKNNNVLKVKTKANIGTMYADMPKVRQILLNLLSNASKFTEKGTIYLIAERTQEKPPIPEDDEFMYTMVANSSQYLVFRVKDSGIGMTEEQLQHIFKPFIQADVSTTKRFGGTGLGLAISQRLCQILGGVITVESQMDKGSIFSVWLPVHVKG; translated from the coding sequence ATGTCTCCAATTTCGTCTCAACATAACTTAACTAAAAGTAAAATTTCTCCTGGCATTGTCCTGTATATGTTTAATCGTTTAAGCATTCGGCAAAAAATTGGCTGGGGTTATGGGGTGGTAGTCGGGGTCGTCCTTGTGGGTGTGACCTCTGCCTTCTTGGTGGCGACCTATTCGGTGCGACCTTTGCGTGCCCAATTAGAAATTGACCAACAAAAGGCAAAAGTTCTCGATGGACTCAGCCAAAGTCTACTCCAGTTAAAGCATAATCAGGATAATCTAGCGCAGTTCCTTAGCGATACCAAGGATATAGAAAAAATTGAACGGGGAGTTTCCGCCCTGCGTTCAAATATCTTTGTGATGAATAATGAATTGCAACAACTTCAAGATATTCCTGAAACAATGGATGTTACAATTCAACAGGATTATCAAGCCCTACAGGACTTAACTCAACGCTATAAAGAACAGTTGACTAGCTATTCAGAACAGTTTGAAACCCTGATTCAAACTACGGAAAAACCGAATTTGAATCCTCAAATTTTGCAGTCGGTTCAAAAATCTTTGATTAACCTGAATCGGACAACCGGAATTATTCAAGTTTATCCGGTTTATGCTGAAACAACCCAAATGGAAAATAGATTCAGAAAGCGGGCTGAAACTGCTCTAAAAGATTATGAAAAAATTCAATCTTTAGGCAATAAAATTATTATCATAACTTTATTTTTATCTACTGGTTTAGCAATAATCTTTGCAATTTTTACGGGTAATATGATTGCAACTCCCCTGGATATTATGATTAAAGTTGCAGAACAGGTGAGTGAGGAATCGGATTTTGCCCTACAAGCACCCGTTACCAGTTCCGATGAAATTGGGGTATTAACTGAATCTTTAAATCATCTAATTCAACGGGTGGCTGAATATACGGAAGAATTACAGAAAGCGAAAATTATAGCGGAAGCGGCTAACCGTTCTAAGAGTGTGTTTTTAGCGAATATGAGTCATGAACTTCGCACGCCGTTAAATGCGATTATTGGCTATAGTGAAATGCTCCATGATGAATCGGAAGATTTAGGCTATACGGACTTTTTACCCGACCTAGAAAGGATTCAAACTGCGGGAAAACATCTGCGGGATATGATTAGTGATATTTTAGATATTTCTAAAATTGAAGCGGGTCATGTTACTCTCTATTTAGAAAATTTTCCTGTTGATCAACTCATAGAAGATGTGATTACCACCGCTACCCCTTTAGCAGAAAAAAATAATAATGTTTTGAAGGTCAAGACCAAAGCGAATATTGGAACTATGTATGCCGATATGCCGAAAGTTCGACAAATTCTGTTAAATCTACTCAGCAATGCTTCTAAATTTACCGAAAAAGGAACGATTTATTTAATTGCTGAACGTACCCAAGAAAAACCCCCGATTCCAGAAGATGATGAATTTATGTATACAATGGTTGCTAATTCGTCTCAATATTTAGTATTCCGGGTTAAAGATTCGGGAATTGGGATGACTGAAGAGCAATTACAACATATTTTTAAACCCTTTATTCAAGCAGATGTTTCGACAACTAAACGGTTTGGTGGGACTGGGTTGGGACTGGCAATTAGTCAGCGTTTATGTCAAATTCTCGGAGGCGTGATTACGGTGGAAAGTCAAATGGATAAGGGTTCTATTTTTAGTGTTTGGCTTCCAGTTCATGTTAAAGGATAG
- a CDS encoding transposase IS701 family protein, giving the protein MVRISAAIFTHFFCSIRAFVQLELMRAEALIDNWYEIQRNLSLEVVRDFILHYLN; this is encoded by the coding sequence ATGGTGAGAATTTCTGCGGCTATTTTCACCCATTTCTTCTGTTCAATTCGGGCTTTTGTCCAATTAGAATTGATGAGGGCAGAGGCACTGATTGATAATTGGTATGAAATTCAAAGAAATTTATCTTTAGAGGTAGTTCGTGATTTCATTCTCCATTACCTAAATTAA
- the rpsU gene encoding 30S ribosomal protein S21 — MTQVILGENEQLESALRRFKREVSKAGILADVRKNRHFETPTEKRKRKAIANQRQRRAFRKKRTS; from the coding sequence ATGACCCAAGTTATTCTGGGTGAAAATGAACAGCTAGAGTCAGCATTAAGGCGTTTTAAGAGGGAAGTTTCTAAGGCTGGTATTTTGGCGGATGTTAGAAAAAACCGTCACTTTGAAACCCCTACAGAGAAGCGTAAGCGCAAGGCGATCGCTAATCAACGTCAAAGACGTGCTTTCCGCAAAAAACGGACATCGTAG
- a CDS encoding TPR domain protein, with the protein MNPSIEDLIQSAITDLDVGNLREADQTISRILARDPDHAQTYKVLGDWYEVQGLFPEAISAYKQAIKLQPDFVEAYAYLAQVLRNTGEFEPAFFCYKKALNLRPTWTELYFQWGQAYYWSGDIPKAIRCYQKTLEQNPNHVNSYFTLAMAYGQLGDTKRAIALYQRVIHLQPDFANAYNNLGCLLFGINDYDGALEAWEKSLIYNDNEIEKSLIYNNIGQVFNAQGRIKEAIKSYHQALNIKDDFPLAYTNLGKILQQQNQHKNAVSYFEKVIELEPENIFAYTDCGASLLNLGRLDAALSCFKKVIELEPKFVEGYCQGVQKRSELDELSLARKSCADFLIALQQDDTPPTPPCQGGLGEVHLSPTLTKRGLGGVKRSMNISIKPIFTWEIL; encoded by the coding sequence GTGAATCCAAGCATTGAAGACTTAATCCAATCAGCGATCACTGATTTAGATGTGGGAAATCTGCGAGAAGCTGATCAGACAATCTCACGAATTTTAGCACGAGATCCCGATCATGCTCAAACCTATAAAGTTTTAGGGGATTGGTATGAAGTTCAAGGACTATTCCCAGAAGCCATTTCTGCCTATAAACAGGCAATTAAGTTACAACCAGATTTTGTAGAAGCCTATGCCTATTTAGCTCAAGTTTTACGAAATACAGGAGAGTTTGAGCCAGCCTTTTTCTGTTATAAAAAAGCCCTAAATTTGCGTCCAACTTGGACAGAATTATATTTTCAATGGGGTCAGGCTTATTACTGGAGTGGGGATATTCCCAAGGCGATTCGATGCTATCAAAAAACCTTAGAACAAAACCCCAATCATGTTAACTCCTATTTTACCTTAGCAATGGCTTATGGGCAGTTGGGAGATACAAAACGAGCTATTGCACTCTATCAAAGAGTGATTCATCTGCAACCAGATTTTGCTAATGCCTATAATAATTTAGGTTGTTTGTTATTTGGTATAAATGATTATGACGGGGCTTTAGAAGCCTGGGAAAAATCATTAATTTATAATGATAATGAAATAGAAAAATCATTAATTTATAATAATATTGGTCAAGTTTTTAATGCTCAAGGAAGAATTAAAGAGGCGATTAAATCCTATCATCAAGCCCTAAACATTAAAGATGATTTTCCTTTGGCTTATACCAATTTAGGCAAAATTCTCCAGCAACAAAATCAACATAAAAATGCAGTTTCCTACTTTGAAAAAGTTATTGAATTAGAACCAGAAAATATATTTGCCTATACCGACTGTGGAGCTTCTTTACTCAATTTAGGAAGACTGGATGCAGCGTTGAGTTGTTTCAAAAAAGTTATTGAGCTAGAACCTAAATTTGTAGAAGGTTACTGTCAAGGAGTACAGAAACGTTCGGAATTGGATGAATTATCTTTAGCCAGAAAGTCCTGTGCTGATTTTCTCATAGCATTACAACAGGATGATACCCCCCCAACTCCCCCTTGCCAAGGGGGGCTAGGGGAAGTACATCTGTCCCCCACCCTTACCAAGAGGGGGCTAGGGGGGGTAAAACGGTCTATGAACATCTCTATCAAACCTATCTTCACCTGGGAAATACTTTAA
- a CDS encoding TPR domain protein produces the protein MSYYQKATQIQPYSVEIYLKLGNCLFKNQQLNAALTIYQIALNLLKNESIFSHIQLLEVNLQLGRILEKQGYWESAADYYSQVLQTQQEKEFNSWVNDHPSILTLWQEWANAPYIQQTDIPEGVCDSTLTWLTNNNLQDSHYCNLSGLCGSQNLDNWKQTPSKPNQCGGLDCEICLKNVFKCFHWQNLGQGIQKGLTSKNNTVSTPLFVAIIPNGRAWIVPQQNYWMVCKAIAIITPDNQLLADVSREYPAPLPGCPSYDPQQHQVFQQSELPPLETIEGRVVVLSGLSGNVYFHWMVDVLPRLELLRQSGINFDQIDWFLVNSYQAPFQRETLTRLGIPEFKILESDQFPHIQAQQLIVPSFAGHTGWLQPWAIDTLRRWFLPKSSNSGKNYPERIYISRGDASYRRVLNEDEVIQFLRPWGFVTVQLETLSFTEQVALFAEAKVIMGAHGSGLTNILFCQPGTQVIEFMSPHYNRHYYWVISQYLGLEHYCLTGDGFACYPLRGLMYQNPLTEDIWLNLVSLKRLLEILFVRSPWK, from the coding sequence GTGAGCTACTACCAAAAAGCAACACAAATTCAACCCTATTCAGTAGAAATTTATCTAAAATTAGGCAATTGTTTATTCAAAAATCAACAACTAAATGCGGCTTTAACGATTTATCAAATCGCTCTAAATCTACTCAAAAACGAGTCTATTTTTTCCCATATTCAGTTACTTGAAGTGAATTTGCAATTGGGGAGAATATTGGAAAAACAAGGATATTGGGAATCTGCTGCGGACTACTATAGTCAAGTTTTACAGACTCAGCAGGAAAAGGAGTTTAATTCTTGGGTCAATGACCATCCCTCAATCTTAACTTTATGGCAAGAATGGGCAAATGCTCCCTATATTCAACAGACGGATATTCCTGAAGGAGTGTGTGATTCAACCCTAACCTGGCTGACCAATAATAATTTACAGGATAGCCATTATTGTAATCTATCAGGATTATGCGGTTCGCAAAACTTGGATAACTGGAAACAGACACCCTCTAAACCGAATCAATGTGGGGGGTTAGATTGTGAAATCTGTCTCAAAAATGTGTTCAAATGCTTTCATTGGCAGAATTTGGGACAGGGAATTCAAAAAGGTTTGACATCCAAAAATAATACAGTTTCAACGCCTTTGTTTGTGGCGATAATTCCTAATGGACGAGCCTGGATTGTTCCCCAACAGAATTATTGGATGGTTTGCAAAGCGATCGCTATTATTACACCTGATAATCAACTATTAGCCGATGTCTCAAGGGAATATCCCGCCCCCCTTCCGGGTTGTCCCAGTTATGACCCACAACAGCATCAAGTTTTTCAACAGTCAGAATTACCGCCCCTAGAGACCATTGAAGGTCGGGTCGTAGTATTATCGGGGCTGTCGGGGAATGTCTATTTTCATTGGATGGTGGATGTTTTACCGAGATTGGAATTATTGCGCCAAAGTGGGATAAATTTTGATCAAATAGATTGGTTTTTAGTCAATAGTTACCAAGCACCCTTTCAACGGGAAACCCTAACTCGCTTAGGAATTCCAGAGTTTAAAATCCTCGAAAGTGATCAATTTCCCCATATTCAGGCACAACAGCTAATTGTTCCCTCCTTTGCTGGACATACAGGATGGTTGCAACCCTGGGCAATTGATACTTTGCGCCGTTGGTTTCTCCCTAAAAGCTCAAATTCGGGTAAGAATTATCCCGAACGAATTTATATTAGTCGGGGAGATGCCAGCTATCGTCGGGTTTTAAATGAGGATGAAGTAATTCAATTCTTACGTCCTTGGGGCTTTGTGACCGTGCAACTTGAAACCCTATCCTTTACGGAACAGGTGGCTTTGTTTGCTGAAGCTAAGGTAATTATGGGGGCCCATGGTAGCGGTTTAACCAATATTCTGTTTTGTCAACCCGGAACCCAAGTAATTGAGTTTATGTCCCCCCACTATAATCGTCATTATTATTGGGTAATTAGTCAATATCTGGGATTAGAACATTATTGTTTGACTGGAGATGGGTTTGCTTGCTATCCGCTACGGGGGTTAATGTATCAAAATCCCCTGACCGAAGATATTTGGCTGAATCTGGTTTCTTTGAAAAGGCTATTAGAAATACTGTTTGTCCGATCACCGTGGAAATAA